The Elusimicrobia bacterium HGW-Elusimicrobia-1 nucleotide sequence CACGGATTTCATGGTTGTATACGAACCCGCGGCTTATGATTTATTATCATGGCTGAAGCACGGAAACACGCCTTCGTTGGCCTGGGGATATTTGTTTTTTCACTATTTTTACGTGATATACATAGCCGCCATTTACGCGATTTTCGGGGCGGGCAACCGCGCGGCGCTGGCTATAATACAAATAATATTTTTCTCTGTCTCGGTTCCGGTGGTATATGCCACCCTCAAAAAATATCTTACCTTCAAATATATCGCCGTATTTTTCACTTTTCTATATGTGGTATTTTTTGACAACGTACATTTGGCGTCCTATCTCGTAGTGGATCATCTCTATAAGGCATCGTTTATAATAGGATATGCGCTGATAATACATTTCTACGCGGAGAATAAATCGGCGCTTTTCGCATTTTCCCTCATAGTGTCTTCAATCGTACTCATGTTTTTGCGGATTGACACACTTTTTTTGTTTTTACCTCTGTACATAATGGCCGCCAAACTATTCTTATGGCGCGAAAAAGCGAATAAAAAAGCAATTGCCGTTTTCTGCGCCGTCGCGGCGGGAACGGCGGTATTGTTTATGGCAAGAGGCGGCGGAAAGGTTCTGGCTTCCGTAACCGATTTGCTGTCCGGATGGTTCCAAAACGGCGACGTTATTGTCGGGCTCGGATTTCGCATACCGGGGGTTACTTACATAGAAGATTTCGACGCTTCCAGAGGGGGAGATATAATTTACCTTTTCGCGCGTATATCCAAATTATTTGTATTGAGGGTATATCACTTTCTGAATATATGGCCTATATTCTGGTCGCGAGGCCACAAGTTATATTATGCTCTGCATATGTCTCTGATTTATTCGCTGGCCGCAATGGGAATATGGCGCGCCTTTAAGGAAAGAAACATCTTTTTTAAGACCTCATCTTATGTTATACTTATGTCCGTCATAATGCACGGTTTAACGAGGGTCGACAGCGCATTGAGGACTATGTATACGCCCTTAGCCATACTTATAATGTTAGCCGCCTACGGGCTGGACGGAACGGCAAAACGTTTTTTATCGACTCAAAAGGAATAAAACGATGCCCGATAATCAAGATTATACCGCCGTAACCGAAGTCACCGGCTACAACGTCACCTCGGAACAAATTCAGAGGATGTATACCCGATACCGTTTCGCTTCCGAATTTTGCAAGGACAAAGACGTCCTTGAAGTCGCTTGCGGGAGCGGGCAGTGGCTTGGCTATCTGGCCGAATATACCCCGCTGGCCGCGATAACCGCCGTGGCGCCGGTTACGTCGTACAAAGTGATATTCTGCGTCGGCCAAAAAAAATGAGAACAAATTCTACGTTTCTCGCAATGCTAAATAAATACCGGCGGGCGGCCGTCGTGTCTCTTCACATATTTTTTATAATAATTTCCTATTTGGCGGCCTTTTACATAAGGTTCGAATTTTCCTTTCCTTCCAGATACTGGCAAGTAGTTTTCAGAACCATCCCCCTGCTTCTTTTCATCAAACTGCTGTATTTCCATTTCTTCGGATTGTTCGGCGGATTGTGGCGCTATGCCTCGATAAGCGACTTGTGGAGAATAATCTGGGGAAATATACTTTCATCTCTGACATTCGTAATCGCAGTAGCGAATTACCACGGTTTTCTGGGTTTTCCGCGTTCGGTGATAATGATAGATTTTTTTATCTGTTCGGCTCTCGTATCCGGCGTGCGCCTGACAAGCAGAATGCTCAGAGAACGGGGGAAAATAGATCTTTCTTCCGATAAGAAAAAGGTAGTGATAGTCGGCGCCGGCGACGCGGGCATTTCAATATTGAGAGAATGCCGCAATAACCCGCATATAGATTACGAAATAGTTGGCTTCATTGACGACGACCCCTTAAAAAAAGGTCATCACATATACGGAGTCAAGGTACACGGCGGACGCGCGGAGATACCGCGGCTCGTAGAGATACTCGAAGCCGACGAAATAATACTGGCTATACCCTCGGCAAAAGGTTCGGCCATCCGCGAGATACTGGCTTATTGCGAATCCACAAAAGCCGGAATAAAGATAGTGCCGGGGATGGACAAAATAATATCGGGAGCGATGGAACTCAAGCCCCGAAGCGTGCGTCCCGATGATTTGCTCGGCAGAAAGCCGGTGTCCGTAAACGAATCCGAAATAAGAAATTGTCTTTCGGGAAAAAGAGTTCTTGTGACCGGCGCGGGCGGGTCGATAGGCAGCGAACTTGCAAGACAAATATCGCGCTTCAATCCGGAAAATCTCATACTTCTGGACAACCACGAGAATTACCTCTACTATCTCGGAGTGGAATTTGCGACTAAAAATCCGGGGCTGAAGTTCAAAAGCGTCATCGCCGATATCAAAGACGTAAGGGCCCTGGTTCATATATTCAGAGAGTTTGAGCCACACGCCGTTTTTCACGCAGCGGCTCACAAACACGTGCCTCTTATGGAAGAAAATCCTGCGGCGGCCATCAAAAATAACATCATCGGCACGCGCAATCTGATATACGCCGCGCATCACTATAAAACGGAAAGATTCGTACTGATTTCGACGGACAAGGCGGTAAATCCCGCCAATGTAATGGGCGCCACAAAAAGAATCGCGGAGATGATACTTCAGGCCAAAGCCCTCCGGAGCGAAACAAGATTTATGGCCGTGAGATTCGGCAATGTGCTGGGCTCGACGGGCAGCGTGATACCGCTTTTCAAGAAACAGATAGAGGAGGGGGGGCCGGTCACCGTGACGCATCCGGAAGTGAAAAGATATTTTATGAGCATACCCGAAGCCGCGCGGCTGGTTTTGCAGGCGGGCGCGTTGGGCAAGGGCGGAGAAATATTCGTGCTGGATATGGGCGAACAAATAAAGATTGTGGAAATCGCCCGGAATCTCATAGCCCTTTCCGGACTAAAGCCCGATAAAGACATACAGATAATATTCACCGGACTTCGTCCCGGCGAAAAACTCTACGAGGAAATTCTGCTCGACAAAGAAAAAAGCGCGGTCACAAAACACAATATGATTTTCGTGTCGCAGGCGGCAGAATTCGACTTGCGGAAAATACGCCGCGACGTCGACGAACTCAAAATTATGGCCGAGCGGGCCAAAGACAAAGCCATCATAGCCAAATTCAGAGAAATGATACCAGGTTATACCGGCGGCGAACTGACCGGAGACGGAACTGCGGGTCGCAAAACGGATGTCAAATAAAATCGCGGCAAACGCCTCCGGCGTCTTTTTCCTGGCTTTCTTTATCACGGCTGTCTTCATTCCGCATCCGGAATTGCCGGATGCCGTCAAAATATTCGGTATACCGTTGCACTATCTTCTGTTGGGGGGATTCTCGGTCGCGGCATTTACCGTATCTTTTGCGTCAAAACCGCGGCTCGGTTTATTTGACCTTACCCTTGCCGGCCTCTCGGCCGCTTTTATCCTGAGCATATTATTCGGCGAAGGCGAAACGCAAAACGCGGCCAAAGTATTGGCCGGCTTCATTCTCAAAGGCGTTCTGCCGGCCGCGACGGCGGCGCGACTGTCCGGCGACTTTGACGAGCGGAAAATACTTCGATGTCTGGTATTTGTGGCGGGAGGCGCGGCGGCGCTGTCATTTCCGATGCTGTTGGGATACTGGTCAATAATGCGACTGCCGTTAAACTATGCGCCGGTGGGAAACCCGCTGCCTACCGCGGCATTCCTTCTGATGTTTTTACCCGCGGCCATAGACAGTACACTGTTTAAGAGCCGGACACTGCGATATATCATCTCCATAACGGCAACAGCCGCGATATTTTTGTCTTTTTCAAGAGGCGGATGGAGCGCCGCGCTGCTGGCCGTCGGCGTCTTCGCGGCTTTTTCTCCCGCAATAACGCTCAAATCGAAAAAAAGATTTTTCGCCGTGACCGCCGCCGCATTAGTGTCGGCGGTGACCGTCATACTGCTGGTCGCGCCCGACAATCTGCCGGTGGGCAAGTTCAGGCCGTCATATGTCGCGGAATCGGGTTCTCTGACACACAGATTGGGGGCTTACTCTTCGACGGCAAAAATATTCTCCGCAAGGCCGGTTTTCGGGGTCGGTTTCGGCAATTACAGAATTTATCACGAACAATATCTGTCATCCGGAATGGATCTGCGCACCGACACGCCGGATAATATGTATCTGCGGATTTTATGCGATACGGGATTAACGGGCGCTCTGGCTTTCTTTGCGTTTACGTTTTACTGGATGCGAAAATTTTGGAAAAATCGGCAAGACAATACCGTGCTGGCGATTTTCTGCGGGCTGGCGGGGTTTCTTGTCAATCAACTGACGGCCGATTTGATGCTCTGGCAGGCGCCACAGGCGGCCTACTGGACTTTATTGGGATTAGGAGCCGGAATCATTGGAAC carries:
- a CDS encoding nucleoside-diphosphate sugar epimerase, with protein sequence MRTNSTFLAMLNKYRRAAVVSLHIFFIIISYLAAFYIRFEFSFPSRYWQVVFRTIPLLLFIKLLYFHFFGLFGGLWRYASISDLWRIIWGNILSSLTFVIAVANYHGFLGFPRSVIMIDFFICSALVSGVRLTSRMLRERGKIDLSSDKKKVVIVGAGDAGISILRECRNNPHIDYEIVGFIDDDPLKKGHHIYGVKVHGGRAEIPRLVEILEADEIILAIPSAKGSAIREILAYCESTKAGIKIVPGMDKIISGAMELKPRSVRPDDLLGRKPVSVNESEIRNCLSGKRVLVTGAGGSIGSELARQISRFNPENLILLDNHENYLYYLGVEFATKNPGLKFKSVIADIKDVRALVHIFREFEPHAVFHAAAHKHVPLMEENPAAAIKNNIIGTRNLIYAAHHYKTERFVLISTDKAVNPANVMGATKRIAEMILQAKALRSETRFMAVRFGNVLGSTGSVIPLFKKQIEEGGPVTVTHPEVKRYFMSIPEAARLVLQAGALGKGGEIFVLDMGEQIKIVEIARNLIALSGLKPDKDIQIIFTGLRPGEKLYEEILLDKEKSAVTKHNMIFVSQAAEFDLRKIRRDVDELKIMAERAKDKAIIAKFREMIPGYTGGELTGDGTAGRKTDVK